The following are from one region of the Stanieria cyanosphaera PCC 7437 genome:
- a CDS encoding glucokinase yields the protein MMLLLIGDIGGTKTILRLVEVAEQVQSIETIQQANYRGTKTILRLVEIAEQVQSFETIQQANYSSSSFCDLVPMVKEFLARVESKAPQRACFAIAGPVINNSSTLTNLNWHLDSKRLEQELNLEKVDLINDFAANSYGVLALKESDLYPLQIGQSQPSSPIAVIGAGTGLGEGFLIPQGRFYQVFATEGGHTDFAPRNDLEMQLLQYLQHKLNTEHISVERVVSGQGIVAIYQFLRDSNYAAESPEISAKILNWEQQKSPKIDPAAIISQGARVSGDRLCQKTMAMFVEAYGAEVGNVALKLLPYGGIYLTGGVAIKNLEIMSDGRFLASFKQKGRVSFLLENIPINLVNNVQVGLLGSILYALQFV from the coding sequence ATTATGTTATTGCTGATTGGAGACATTGGTGGAACAAAAACTATCTTGCGTCTGGTAGAAGTAGCAGAACAAGTTCAATCCATTGAAACAATTCAACAAGCTAATTATCGTGGCACAAAGACTATCTTGCGTTTGGTAGAAATAGCAGAACAAGTTCAATCTTTTGAAACGATTCAACAAGCTAATTACTCTAGTAGTTCCTTTTGCGATCTTGTCCCAATGGTAAAAGAGTTTTTAGCTAGAGTAGAATCAAAAGCACCACAAAGAGCTTGTTTTGCGATCGCAGGACCAGTAATTAATAATTCCTCTACCTTAACTAATCTTAATTGGCATCTAGATAGTAAAAGATTAGAACAAGAATTAAATCTTGAAAAAGTCGATCTAATTAATGACTTTGCTGCTAATAGTTATGGGGTTTTAGCTTTAAAAGAATCTGATTTATATCCTTTACAAATCGGTCAATCTCAACCATCTAGTCCCATTGCTGTAATAGGTGCAGGTACGGGTTTAGGAGAAGGATTTTTAATACCCCAAGGCAGATTTTATCAAGTTTTTGCGACCGAAGGAGGACACACAGATTTTGCTCCTCGCAATGACTTAGAGATGCAACTTTTACAATATCTTCAACATAAATTAAATACAGAACATATTTCTGTAGAACGAGTAGTATCGGGTCAGGGAATTGTCGCAATTTATCAATTTTTACGAGATTCTAATTATGCTGCTGAATCACCAGAAATAAGTGCAAAAATTTTGAATTGGGAACAACAAAAAAGTCCAAAAATCGATCCTGCTGCAATTATTTCTCAAGGTGCAAGAGTTTCAGGCGATCGCCTTTGTCAAAAAACAATGGCAATGTTTGTTGAAGCTTATGGAGCGGAAGTAGGTAATGTAGCTTTAAAATTATTACCTTATGGTGGTATTTATCTGACTGGTGGTGTGGCAATTAAAAATCTAGAAATCATGTCAGATGGTCGCTTTCTAGCTAGTTTTAAACAAAAGGGTAGAGTAAGTTTTTTATTAGAAAATATTCCAATCAATTTAGTTAATAATGTCCAAGTCGGATTATTAGGCTCAATTTTATATGCTCTACAATTTGTTTAA
- a CDS encoding DUF924 family protein encodes MEFEEVLNFWFGKPESEGYGQPHQFWFVKDNDVDREIKSRFYSVYQLAAKGKLNFWQEKPLSCLALIIVLDQFPRNMFRGKPQAFATDIFALQYAQFALSQNYDQQLLPVQRWFIYLPWEHSENLEHQQTAVNLFLTLKDDPNSARTIEYAMRHLEIIERFGRFPHRNQILDRESTPEELEFLSQPGSKF; translated from the coding sequence GTGGAATTTGAGGAAGTTTTAAATTTTTGGTTTGGTAAACCTGAGAGTGAAGGTTATGGTCAACCCCATCAGTTTTGGTTCGTCAAAGACAATGATGTTGATCGAGAAATTAAATCTCGTTTTTATTCCGTCTATCAACTAGCTGCAAAGGGTAAATTGAACTTTTGGCAGGAAAAACCTTTAAGCTGTCTGGCGTTGATTATTGTTTTAGATCAATTTCCTCGTAATATGTTTCGGGGAAAACCTCAAGCTTTTGCGACAGACATTTTTGCTCTGCAATATGCTCAATTTGCTCTATCTCAAAATTACGATCAACAATTATTACCAGTCCAACGTTGGTTTATTTATCTTCCTTGGGAACATAGCGAAAATTTAGAACACCAACAAACAGCAGTAAATTTATTTCTGACCCTCAAAGATGACCCCAATAGTGCTAGAACAATTGAATATGCCATGCGCCATTTAGAAATTATTGAGCGTTTTGGCAGATTTCCTCATCGCAATCAAATTCTTGACAGGGAAAGCACTCCCGAAGAATTAGAATTCCTTAGTCAACCTGGTTCAAAATTTTAA
- a CDS encoding CpeR family transcriptional regulator, protein MLPPVAQKKMQAWIRSRHLICSGHFFIFETLEYSTVERFEECVKSLGGTLISVEPTKKVWIGNHRQVILYQAKASLHTPHHALNQYWIKYGGFYTRFDERPC, encoded by the coding sequence ATGCTGCCACCTGTAGCTCAAAAGAAAATGCAAGCCTGGATTAGAAGTAGACATCTGATTTGTTCCGGTCATTTTTTTATATTTGAAACTTTAGAATATTCCACAGTAGAACGATTTGAAGAATGTGTTAAAAGTTTAGGTGGAACATTAATTTCTGTTGAACCAACTAAAAAAGTTTGGATTGGTAATCATCGTCAAGTAATTCTTTATCAAGCAAAGGCAAGTTTGCATACACCACACCATGCTCTTAACCAATATTGGATTAAATATGGTGGTTTTTATACCAGATTTGACGAACGCCCTTGTTAG
- a CDS encoding 2OG-Fe(II) oxygenase, with product MNIHQNQVNLNQNLIELNSFTNSIAKLRQDSESLQKTYNSGQPYPHLAIDDLFEPTILDRIVAEFPKTQDRDWIVWNSNYELKTTSRGIVGLSPFTQFFCLWLNSSEFIDELKKITGIQDLIPDPLFFGAGLHQMYRDGWLDIHADYTKHPTLPLIRRINLLIYLNRDWKPSWGGDIELWSETDKENRVGYTPDFNRTVIFPTTSETLHGVPKRLSCPPEQSRKLISIYYWSPAPSLIKAGTPIIWSSQQNWQNKVRKILRNIATNISGDKGNGFGL from the coding sequence ATGAATATTCATCAAAATCAAGTCAATCTTAATCAAAATCTAATTGAGCTAAACTCATTTACCAACTCGATTGCCAAACTTCGTCAAGATTCAGAATCGTTACAAAAAACCTATAATTCTGGTCAGCCTTATCCTCACTTAGCTATTGACGACCTTTTTGAACCTACTATACTAGACCGCATTGTTGCAGAATTTCCTAAAACTCAAGATAGAGATTGGATTGTTTGGAATAGCAATTACGAATTAAAAACTACTTCTCGTGGAATTGTTGGTTTATCACCATTTACCCAATTCTTTTGTCTCTGGCTTAATTCATCTGAATTTATTGATGAACTCAAAAAAATTACAGGAATACAAGACTTAATCCCCGATCCTTTATTTTTCGGTGCTGGCTTACATCAAATGTATCGAGATGGCTGGCTTGATATACACGCAGACTATACTAAACATCCTACCTTACCATTAATACGTCGGATCAATCTTCTGATCTATTTAAATCGCGACTGGAAACCTTCCTGGGGAGGCGATATCGAACTTTGGTCTGAGACAGACAAAGAAAACCGAGTTGGTTATACTCCTGATTTCAACCGAACCGTAATTTTCCCAACCACTTCAGAAACACTCCACGGTGTACCCAAACGATTGTCCTGTCCTCCAGAACAAAGTCGTAAACTAATTTCAATTTATTATTGGAGTCCTGCACCTTCTTTAATCAAAGCCGGAACTCCCATTATTTGGAGTTCTCAACAAAATTGGCAGAACAAGGTAAGAAAAATCTTGAGAAATATCGCTACTAATATAAGTGGAGATAAAGGTAACGGTTTTGGTTTATAA
- the urtA gene encoding urea ABC transporter substrate-binding protein, with amino-acid sequence MSKLGRRKFLIYGSAGIGTSILLKACANGGGDTNTTETPSNTNDAATPASSSSGDTIKVGILHSLSGTMAISETTVVEAEKLAIKEINAAGGVLGKQIEAVTEDGASDWPTFAEKAAKLIDNDKVVTVFGCWTSASRKAVLPVFESKKHMLWYPVQYEGQECSNNIFYTGAAPNQQIEPAVDWLLENKGKQFFLVGSDYVFPRTANTIIKEQLKAKGGTVVGEDYLPLGDTEVTSIITKIKAALPDGGIIFNSLNGDSNVALFKQMQGAGLTADKYPTMSVSIAEEEVRQIGKEYLLGHYAAWNYFQTVDSPTNNKFVEAFKAEYGEDRVTNDPMEAAYIMVYLWKQAVEQAGTTDLEPVRKAAVGQEFDAPEGKVKMFPNHHISKTVRIGQVRDDGLFDIVWSTEGPVDPVPWNQYVPETKGFACDWTDPNKGGKYKVETT; translated from the coding sequence ATGTCAAAATTAGGACGACGTAAATTTCTTATATACGGTTCAGCAGGGATTGGCACTAGCATCTTGTTAAAAGCCTGTGCTAATGGCGGAGGGGATACCAACACAACTGAAACACCTAGTAACACTAATGATGCTGCTACTCCTGCTAGTAGTAGTAGTGGTGATACAATTAAAGTCGGAATTCTTCATTCTCTCAGTGGTACGATGGCAATTAGTGAAACCACTGTAGTAGAAGCAGAGAAACTAGCGATTAAAGAAATTAATGCTGCTGGTGGTGTCTTAGGTAAACAAATAGAAGCAGTTACTGAAGATGGTGCTTCTGATTGGCCTACTTTTGCCGAAAAAGCAGCAAAATTAATCGATAACGACAAGGTTGTCACTGTATTTGGTTGTTGGACTTCTGCCAGTCGTAAAGCAGTATTACCTGTGTTTGAATCTAAAAAACATATGTTGTGGTATCCTGTCCAATACGAAGGACAAGAATGTTCCAACAATATCTTTTATACAGGTGCTGCACCCAACCAACAAATTGAACCTGCGGTAGATTGGTTGTTAGAAAACAAGGGTAAACAGTTCTTCCTGGTTGGTTCTGACTATGTTTTTCCCCGCACTGCTAATACTATTATCAAAGAACAGCTAAAAGCCAAAGGCGGAACAGTAGTTGGTGAAGACTATTTACCCTTGGGCGATACAGAAGTCACTTCTATTATTACTAAAATCAAAGCAGCTTTGCCTGACGGGGGCATAATTTTCAATAGCTTAAATGGAGATAGTAATGTCGCTTTGTTTAAGCAAATGCAGGGTGCAGGATTAACCGCCGATAAATATCCCACCATGTCTGTCAGTATTGCTGAAGAAGAAGTACGACAAATTGGTAAAGAATATTTACTAGGTCATTATGCAGCTTGGAATTATTTCCAAACTGTGGATAGCCCTACTAACAACAAATTTGTTGAAGCTTTCAAAGCAGAATATGGTGAAGACAGAGTAACCAATGACCCCATGGAAGCTGCCTATATTATGGTTTATCTCTGGAAACAAGCAGTAGAACAAGCGGGAACTACTGATTTAGAACCAGTACGTAAAGCTGCTGTGGGTCAAGAATTTGATGCTCCTGAAGGTAAAGTCAAAATGTTCCCCAACCACCACATTTCTAAAACCGTCAGAATTGGTCAAGTTAGAGATGACGGTTTATTTGATATTGTTTGGTCAACTGAAGGACCTGTTGATCCTGTACCTTGGAATCAGTATGTTCCAGAAACTAAAGGTTTTGCCTGTGATTGGACTGATCCTAACAAAGGTGGTAAATACAAAGTAGAGACAACTTAA
- the ureG gene encoding urease accessory protein UreG, with protein MNSFRIGIAGPVGSGKTALLDALCKSLREKYHIAVVTNDIYTQEDAQFLVRSQALSSDRIIGVETGGCPHTAIREDASINLIAIEELEHRFEHLDLVFLESGGDNLAATFSPELVDLTIYVIDVAAGDKIPRKGGPGITKSDLLVINKIDLAPMVGASLDVMERDTKKMRRDKPFVFTNLKTKQGLENVINFITNQKV; from the coding sequence ATGAACAGTTTTCGCATTGGCATTGCTGGCCCTGTTGGTTCTGGTAAAACCGCTTTATTAGATGCTTTGTGTAAGTCCCTAAGAGAAAAATACCATATTGCTGTAGTTACTAATGATATTTATACTCAAGAAGACGCACAGTTTTTAGTTCGTTCTCAAGCCTTAAGCAGCGATCGCATTATTGGTGTAGAAACAGGTGGTTGTCCCCACACTGCCATTCGGGAAGATGCTTCAATTAATCTTATTGCGATCGAAGAGTTAGAACATCGTTTTGAACATTTAGATTTAGTTTTTTTAGAAAGTGGTGGCGACAATTTAGCTGCTACCTTTAGTCCCGAACTGGTTGATTTAACTATTTATGTAATTGATGTAGCTGCAGGCGATAAAATTCCTCGTAAAGGAGGACCAGGAATTACCAAATCAGATTTATTAGTAATAAATAAAATCGATCTTGCTCCCATGGTGGGTGCTAGTTTAGATGTTATGGAACGAGATACCAAAAAAATGCGTAGAGACAAACCCTTTGTCTTTACAAATTTGAAAACAAAACAAGGACTAGAAAATGTAATTAATTTTATAACTAATCAAAAAGTTTAA
- a CDS encoding phycobilisome linker polypeptide: MAMTIDRNSFQSDYSSRTVAIEVTNLCRQDIMKNSNYVIRVPLSQMSSSIQSITRMGGKVNQVTFDSISATGKSVKTTTEKSVQSAVKNK; encoded by the coding sequence ATGGCAATGACAATTGACAGAAACAGTTTTCAGAGCGATTATAGCAGTCGGACAGTAGCAATCGAAGTGACAAACCTCTGTCGCCAAGATATTATGAAGAACAGTAACTATGTTATCAGAGTTCCTCTGTCTCAGATGTCTTCTTCTATACAAAGCATTACCAGAATGGGAGGTAAGGTTAACCAGGTTACTTTTGATTCTATTTCTGCAACTGGTAAATCAGTTAAAACGACAACCGAAAAATCGGTTCAATCGGCAGTTAAAAATAAATAA
- a CDS encoding phycobiliprotein lyase: MDITRFVELSFGRWRSQRSAHHLAFSYFEQVISTIDIEPLELDDPQVINLCESYKIAPQLASVPFKMSWEGESDWDDNEVVKGSTILVPIPDLQEPTKGKLLREQGYAETIPAIGHYQFSNDGTFVLMTDYERATAEEKIWFVTPNLRCRVSLIKTSDGNGATTASFASEIRSLTTNS; encoded by the coding sequence ATGGATATTACTAGATTTGTAGAACTTTCTTTTGGACGATGGCGATCGCAACGAAGCGCACACCATCTTGCTTTTAGTTACTTTGAACAGGTAATTTCTACGATTGATATCGAACCTTTAGAATTAGATGATCCTCAAGTAATTAATCTTTGTGAATCGTACAAAATTGCTCCTCAATTAGCTAGTGTTCCTTTTAAAATGAGTTGGGAAGGAGAATCAGATTGGGATGACAATGAAGTAGTTAAAGGTTCAACAATTTTAGTACCAATACCAGATCTTCAAGAACCAACCAAAGGTAAATTATTAAGAGAACAAGGATACGCTGAAACTATTCCTGCTATTGGTCATTATCAGTTTAGTAACGATGGAACTTTTGTTTTAATGACTGACTATGAAAGAGCAACAGCAGAAGAAAAAATTTGGTTTGTCACACCAAATTTACGTTGTCGCGTTTCTTTAATTAAAACTAGTGATGGGAATGGAGCGACTACGGCTTCTTTTGCGTCAGAAATTCGTTCGTTAACAACAAATTCTTAA
- a CDS encoding phycobilisome rod-core linker polypeptide — translation MSLWITDVKPVELRNNFSNEDLEVIIRAVYKQVLGNQHLLEGERLVSAESLLRDGDITVRGFVRMVGQSELYRSLFFEKVSQYRFIELNCKHFLGRAPLNQAEISQHVQIYNEHGYEAEIDSYIDSDEYLNSFGENIVPCPRTESNQKTLQNVGFNRTFALYRGFASSDRDKKAQLITDLATNRATPIVFPSKGKGGTPGNTNKRFRIKATKASIGSLNRVSNMTYDVGYQQLNQKIKNIQRIGGKILSITEI, via the coding sequence ATGTCACTATGGATTACCGATGTTAAACCAGTTGAACTGCGGAATAATTTTAGTAATGAAGATTTAGAAGTAATTATTCGGGCAGTTTATAAACAAGTGTTGGGAAATCAACATTTATTAGAAGGCGAGCGTCTTGTAAGTGCTGAATCTTTATTACGTGATGGTGATATCACCGTGCGTGGTTTTGTCAGAATGGTAGGGCAGTCTGAATTATATCGCTCCTTATTTTTTGAGAAAGTTTCTCAGTATCGTTTTATTGAGTTAAACTGTAAGCATTTTTTGGGACGCGCACCTTTAAATCAAGCTGAAATTTCTCAACACGTTCAAATTTATAATGAACATGGTTACGAAGCAGAAATAGATTCTTATATTGATAGTGATGAGTATCTAAACAGTTTTGGCGAAAACATCGTTCCCTGTCCACGCACAGAAAGCAATCAAAAAACCCTACAAAATGTTGGTTTTAATCGAACCTTTGCTCTTTATCGTGGTTTTGCTAGTAGCGATCGCGACAAAAAAGCTCAATTAATCACCGATTTAGCTACTAATCGTGCTACCCCGATCGTTTTCCCCAGCAAAGGAAAAGGTGGTACTCCAGGTAATACTAACAAACGCTTTCGGATTAAAGCAACTAAGGCGAGTATTGGCTCTCTCAACCGAGTTAGTAATATGACTTATGATGTCGGTTATCAACAACTCAATCAAAAAATTAAAAATATTCAACGCATTGGTGGCAAAATCCTCAGTATTACTGAAATATAA
- a CDS encoding chromophore lyase CpcT/CpeT, whose protein sequence is MLPTIDNSQTQETNLLIDLAKLMAGDFSNHKQALADSKTYAHIRIFFRPLPYEFFSGIGFYSEQTYDYDLWSPYRQGVHRLIDCGDEIYIENYSLQDAYLYAGAGHNRDILLTINPNCLERRYHCSMIFKKDGDLFRGSVEPGNRCLINRNGTETYLVSEVELTEATWISWDRGMDLVTHQQIWGSAAGPLKFEKRASFAHELPLLKR, encoded by the coding sequence ATGTTGCCCACAATTGATAATTCCCAAACCCAAGAAACCAATTTATTAATAGATTTAGCAAAATTAATGGCTGGTGATTTTAGTAATCATAAACAAGCTCTTGCTGATTCTAAAACCTATGCTCATATTCGGATTTTTTTCCGTCCTTTACCTTATGAATTTTTCTCAGGAATTGGTTTTTATTCCGAACAAACTTATGATTACGACCTTTGGAGTCCTTATCGTCAAGGAGTACACCGTTTAATAGACTGTGGTGATGAGATTTATATTGAAAATTATAGTTTGCAAGACGCTTATTTATATGCTGGAGCGGGACATAATCGCGATATTTTATTAACTATAAATCCTAATTGTTTAGAACGACGTTATCACTGTTCAATGATTTTTAAAAAAGATGGTGATTTATTTCGTGGTAGCGTAGAGCCTGGTAATAGATGTCTAATCAATCGTAATGGAACTGAAACTTATTTAGTGAGTGAAGTTGAGCTAACCGAAGCTACTTGGATCAGTTGGGATCGAGGCATGGATCTCGTTACTCATCAACAAATTTGGGGGTCAGCAGCAGGACCTTTGAAATTTGAAAAACGAGCAAGTTTTGCTCATGAATTACCTCTATTAAAAAGATAA
- a CDS encoding ABC transporter permease: MTALIEGLFNGISIGSVLLIAALGLAIVFGLMGVINLAHGELMMLGAYTTFVVQNVFKPLGSPWFDFYIIFAIPVAFLVAALAGLVLEKGVIRFLYGRPLETLLATWGVSLILRQFVRSVSWMLIISLVVFCLLFFGGMTVLSRRPNWSRIRNWAIAILIPLSAAIATLTGFLINKTGQIALNRAWFSARNVDVTAPSWLRGGLKILGFQMPYARLFIIVLTILCLLGVYWFLNRSAWGLRIRSVTQNRSMSSCLGIPTAKVDALTFALGSGLAGIAGVAVSLLGSVGPNTGQNYIVDTFMVVVVGGVGNLLGTIVAALGIGILNYLIGSGTLALIFTSTESLKPLVDFFLFFATISMAKVMVFALIIAFLQLKPAGLFPQKGRTAEL; encoded by the coding sequence GTGACAGCATTAATAGAAGGTTTATTCAACGGAATCAGTATTGGTTCAGTTTTGTTAATTGCTGCTTTGGGGTTAGCAATTGTCTTTGGACTCATGGGGGTAATTAATCTTGCCCACGGCGAATTAATGATGCTTGGCGCATATACTACTTTTGTAGTTCAAAACGTTTTTAAACCTTTAGGTTCGCCTTGGTTTGATTTTTACATTATTTTTGCTATTCCAGTGGCATTTTTGGTCGCTGCTTTGGCAGGTTTAGTTTTGGAAAAGGGAGTAATACGATTTCTTTATGGACGACCGCTAGAAACTCTTTTGGCAACCTGGGGTGTCAGTTTGATTTTGCGACAGTTTGTTCGCAGTGTTAGTTGGATGTTGATTATTAGTTTAGTAGTCTTCTGTCTATTGTTTTTTGGTGGTATGACTGTTTTAAGTCGTCGTCCTAATTGGTCAAGAATTAGAAATTGGGCGATCGCAATTTTAATTCCCTTATCCGCAGCGATCGCTACTCTCACAGGATTTTTGATTAATAAAACTGGTCAAATTGCTTTGAATAGGGCATGGTTTAGTGCTAGAAATGTTGATGTTACAGCCCCTAGTTGGTTACGGGGAGGATTAAAAATCCTTGGTTTTCAAATGCCCTATGCTCGTTTATTTATTATTGTCTTAACAATTCTTTGTTTACTGGGAGTGTATTGGTTTTTAAACCGTTCTGCTTGGGGTTTAAGAATTCGTTCCGTAACTCAAAATCGCAGCATGAGTTCTTGTTTAGGTATTCCTACAGCTAAGGTAGATGCTTTAACTTTTGCCCTCGGTTCAGGTTTAGCTGGAATTGCAGGAGTTGCAGTGAGTTTACTTGGTTCAGTTGGCCCGAATACAGGACAAAATTACATTGTTGACACCTTTATGGTGGTAGTTGTCGGTGGTGTTGGTAATCTTTTAGGTACAATTGTTGCTGCTTTAGGAATTGGGATTCTGAATTATTTGATTGGTTCAGGAACTTTAGCATTAATATTTACCTCAACAGAAAGTTTGAAACCATTGGTCGACTTTTTCCTCTTCTTTGCCACAATTAGCATGGCAAAAGTGATGGTTTTTGCTTTAATTATTGCCTTTTTACAATTAAAACCTGCTGGATTATTTCCTCAAAAAGGAAGAACTGCCGAGTTGTAG
- a CDS encoding haloacid dehalogenase-like hydrolase: MSEQIKKTEAITSVATASQNTPIIIDFDETLFLRNSTAEYLDNLKPRILGFLLLKFLYLLKPWNWLPEKFKKSKVEDWFLVITSTIFLPWTWFFWQKKARKLAKRYQNLELLAAINNIGSPIIVATVGFNFIVNPILNQIPIKYDRLVGCRFWQGFKDRTEGKLLMLKKVLSQEQLASAIAITDSEDDLPLLREVAKPCLVIWPLAEYIPPLQNVYLPFLYVEKVKRFGEQYLAKVIIWEDLPLLWLAFSWQASNTLLHGTSISLFLISFWCVYEIGYYENDFVAEKYEAKPKLSNQYHQYKKMMQTWHPWLWALMFAVLGDVFLTKAEGITTPVNYELIFPQLQSLNPIWIHLIFWIFLLLTTRFCFWIFNYLNKHTRTWFYLLLQSCRYYGFLAIAPTNLIGSSLICSQILSQTILYIVYRYAGGNANNWPSQVPRRMLRMVMFSLILSAIAIGARDFSLWLNFQTWAIMAWCVIQSRRQILNFISQIKPVVKDGSNQVT, encoded by the coding sequence ATGAGCGAGCAAATTAAAAAGACAGAAGCGATTACATCGGTTGCAACCGCTTCTCAAAATACGCCAATCATCATTGATTTTGATGAAACTTTATTTTTGCGTAATTCAACAGCCGAATATCTTGATAATCTTAAACCTCGAATATTAGGATTTTTATTATTAAAGTTTTTATATTTACTTAAACCCTGGAATTGGTTACCTGAAAAATTTAAAAAATCAAAAGTTGAAGATTGGTTTTTAGTTATAACTTCAACAATATTTTTACCTTGGACGTGGTTTTTCTGGCAAAAAAAGGCTCGAAAATTAGCCAAACGGTATCAAAATTTAGAATTACTTGCTGCTATTAATAATATTGGTTCTCCAATTATAGTTGCGACTGTAGGATTTAATTTTATTGTCAATCCTATTCTCAATCAGATCCCAATCAAATACGATCGCCTTGTTGGTTGTAGATTTTGGCAAGGGTTCAAAGATAGAACCGAAGGCAAATTGCTGATGTTAAAAAAAGTACTATCTCAAGAACAACTGGCATCTGCGATCGCCATTACCGACTCTGAAGATGATCTGCCTTTGTTGCGAGAAGTAGCAAAACCTTGTTTAGTAATTTGGCCTTTAGCTGAATATATTCCACCGCTACAAAATGTTTATCTACCATTTTTGTACGTAGAAAAAGTCAAACGGTTTGGAGAACAATACCTTGCTAAAGTAATCATTTGGGAAGATTTACCATTATTATGGTTAGCTTTTTCTTGGCAAGCTAGTAATACCCTTTTACATGGTACTAGTATTTCTTTGTTTTTAATTTCATTTTGGTGTGTTTATGAAATTGGTTACTATGAAAACGATTTTGTTGCCGAAAAATATGAAGCCAAACCCAAACTATCTAATCAATATCATCAATACAAAAAAATGATGCAGACATGGCATCCTTGGCTTTGGGCTTTAATGTTTGCGGTTTTAGGAGATGTCTTTTTAACTAAAGCGGAAGGAATAACCACACCAGTTAATTATGAACTAATATTCCCTCAATTACAGTCATTAAATCCGATTTGGATACATTTAATTTTTTGGATTTTTTTGTTACTGACAACCAGATTTTGTTTTTGGATTTTCAACTACCTCAATAAACATACAAGGACTTGGTTCTATTTATTACTTCAGTCTTGTCGATACTACGGTTTTCTAGCGATCGCCCCAACTAATCTAATTGGTTCTAGCCTCATCTGTAGTCAGATACTTTCTCAAACCATACTTTATATTGTTTATCGTTATGCAGGAGGTAATGCCAATAATTGGCCCAGCCAAGTTCCAAGGCGAATGTTGCGCATGGTAATGTTTAGCTTAATTTTATCAGCGATCGCGATTGGAGCTAGAGATTTCTCATTATGGTTAAATTTCCAAACCTGGGCGATAATGGCTTGGTGTGTGATTCAATCTCGTAGACAAATTTTAAACTTTATTAGTCAAATTAAACCTGTTGTCAAAGATGGTTCAAATCAAGTAACTTAA